The sequence ACGGCGCGGGACGGCGATCGCCTCTACGGCCGCGGCACCGCCGACAACAAGGGCCAGCACCTGGCCCAGCTCCTGGCCATGGAGAGCCTGCTGGCCACCCGGGGCGGGCTCCCCTGCACGGTCAAGGTGCTGCTGGACGGCGAGGAGGAGATCGGCTCGCCCAACCTGGCCGACTTCGCGCAGCGCAACCGCGACCGGCTCGCCGCCGACCTGGTCGTCTGGAGCGACGGGCCGGTGGACCCGGCCGGCGGCTGGCGGCTGGTGTTCGGGGTCAGGGGCATCGCCAGCTTCGAGCTGCGGGCCCGGGGCGCCAACCGGTCCCTGCACTCCGGCAACTGGGGCGGGGTCGCCCCCAACCCGCTGTGGACGCTGGTCCACCTGCTCGCCTCGATGCGGGACGCCGACGGCCGCATCACGGTCGAGGGGTTCGGCGACGAGGTGGAGCCGCTGGGCCCGGAGGAGCGGGCGGCCCTGGACCGGCTGCCGGTGGACGTCGAGGCCGTCAAGGCCGAGCTGGGCCTGGCCGAGCTGGACGCCCCGGCCGGGCGGGGCTTCGCCGAGCGGCTGGCCGCCTGGCCGACCCTGACCATCAACGGCCTCCACGGCGGCTACGGCGGCGAGGGGACCCAGACCGTCCTGCCGTCGTCGGCCGTGGCCAAGTGCGACGTGCGCCTGGTCCAGGCCCAGCGGGCCGGCGACGTCTACGACAAGCTGGAGGCGCACGTCCGCCGCCACGCCCCCGGGGTCGAGCTCGTCCGCCAGGGCTCGATGGAGCCGTCGCGGACCCCGATGGGCTCGCCCTTCACCGAGCCGATCCGGGCCGGCATGGCCGCCGCCCAGGGGGCCGACCCGCTGCTCGTCCCCGTGCTCGGAGGCAGCCTTCCCCTGCACGTGTTCACCGGCGTCCTCGGCCTGCCCACCTTCGGGATCCCGCTCGGCAACCCCGACCAGGCCAACCACGCCCCCGACGAGAACCTCGACCTGGACCGGTTCCACACGGGCGTCAAGACGGCCGCCGCGGTGCTGGCGAAACTCGGTTCCTCGGAGGGGGCGGCTTCCGGCACCATGGCCGGGTGACCACCTCAGCCCCCCAGGGACGCCTGCTCCGCCGCGGCCTGCGCGTGATCGGCCGGCAGGTCGCGCTCCATCCCCGGCCGTTCGTGATCGCGGTGCTCGGGGCGATGGTGTACGCCGTCGGCACGGTGGCCCAGTCGTGGGTGCTGGGCCAGGTGGTCGACCGGGCGGTCACGCCCCGCTTCGAGGCGGGCCAGCTCCGCGCCGGGGTGGCCGTGGCCGCCGCCTGCGCGATCGTGGCCGTCGGGCTGGTCAAGACGGCCGGCATCATCACCCGCCGGATCGCCGCCACCACCGTCCACGCCAACGTCCAGGCGACCCTGCGCGACCGGCTGGCCGAGCGCTACCACCGCCTGC comes from Actinomycetota bacterium and encodes:
- a CDS encoding M20/M25/M40 family metallo-hydrolase is translated as VETCGPILLATRTEDPGLPTVLGYGHGDVIRGLDDQWTKGSGPWATARDGDRLYGRGTADNKGQHLAQLLAMESLLATRGGLPCTVKVLLDGEEEIGSPNLADFAQRNRDRLAADLVVWSDGPVDPAGGWRLVFGVRGIASFELRARGANRSLHSGNWGGVAPNPLWTLVHLLASMRDADGRITVEGFGDEVEPLGPEERAALDRLPVDVEAVKAELGLAELDAPAGRGFAERLAAWPTLTINGLHGGYGGEGTQTVLPSSAVAKCDVRLVQAQRAGDVYDKLEAHVRRHAPGVELVRQGSMEPSRTPMGSPFTEPIRAGMAAAQGADPLLVPVLGGSLPLHVFTGVLGLPTFGIPLGNPDQANHAPDENLDLDRFHTGVKTAAAVLAKLGSSEGAASGTMAG